From a single Deinococcus humi genomic region:
- a CDS encoding carbohydrate kinase family protein — protein sequence MKFYVIGDVTVDHLYHLNKLPRPGEEMTPLRASMKPGGAGGTIAVTLARLGHTVTLAACVGDDPFADYALSRVRESGVSEAAIQRSASHLTSTITLMQTSDGQRTMISDGAANRQLDPAKLKKKDVEGSDALIVNAYGLIEGPQREFTLQAVEYARNAKKSVPVFIDLGTGAVNKVGTGLRDVALRSDYLTLNQHELQALTSTRSISAALKQLGEAGAQRVVVKVGKMGSIIWTPTETELVDAVPPEGAVVVDSTGAGDTFTATFAHAVLSGASMAESARAANAAGALAATGFGAQEHPITAADLAVAVPTGKKK from the coding sequence TTGAAGTTCTACGTAATCGGCGACGTGACCGTTGACCACCTGTACCACCTGAACAAACTGCCCCGGCCCGGCGAGGAGATGACGCCTCTGCGCGCCAGCATGAAGCCGGGCGGCGCGGGCGGCACGATCGCCGTGACGCTGGCTCGGCTGGGCCACACCGTCACGCTGGCGGCCTGCGTGGGCGATGACCCCTTCGCCGATTACGCCCTGAGCCGCGTGCGCGAGAGCGGCGTGAGTGAGGCGGCCATTCAGCGCAGTGCCAGTCACCTGACCAGCACCATCACCCTGATGCAGACCTCAGACGGCCAGCGCACCATGATCAGCGACGGGGCGGCCAACCGGCAGCTGGACCCGGCCAAACTGAAGAAGAAGGACGTGGAGGGCAGCGACGCACTGATCGTGAACGCCTACGGCCTGATTGAGGGACCGCAGCGCGAGTTCACGCTGCAGGCGGTCGAGTACGCCCGGAACGCCAAGAAATCCGTGCCCGTCTTTATCGATCTGGGCACCGGGGCGGTCAACAAGGTGGGCACTGGCCTGCGCGACGTGGCCCTGCGCTCGGATTACCTGACGCTTAACCAGCACGAGCTTCAGGCGCTGACCAGCACGCGCTCGATCAGCGCCGCCCTGAAGCAGCTGGGCGAGGCCGGGGCGCAGCGCGTGGTGGTCAAGGTGGGCAAGATGGGCAGCATCATCTGGACCCCCACCGAGACCGAGCTGGTGGACGCCGTGCCGCCCGAAGGCGCCGTGGTGGTGGATTCCACAGGCGCGGGCGACACCTTTACTGCCACCTTCGCCCACGCGGTCCTGTCGGGAGCCAGCATGGCCGAGAGTGCGCGCGCCGCCAACGCTGCCGGAGCGCTGGCTGCCACCGGCTTCGGCGCGCAGGAACACCCGATCACCGCCGCCGATCTGGCCGTCGCGGTGCCCACGGGCAAGAAGAAATAA
- a CDS encoding diacylglycerol/lipid kinase family protein, producing MSAPQSSVPPLAVVLNPNAGGGQATRAWPRLEAELKRRGQPFELILESSGDDALARIQALPPRIGVLAVGGDGTVGALLPALVSVPKRPGRPLAVVPLGTGNDFAGMLGLRPGQFAEALDRLSFQPRDVDALEVRILEGDGAGRTHVLLNGLGLGFDAAVTTNMAHAPARLQGFMRYAWAAVATVRELRLADVQITLDGQPFYSGPSPIVAVMNGTRYGGGFRISPQSNPRDGQLDVVAGGPMNRLQLVGLMLRVLRGTHLDQPQVHAAKGHEVTVRWDAPTPIHLDGDLHGQVTAIRVRVLEGVVKLLNG from the coding sequence GTGAGCGCTCCCCAATCCTCGGTTCCCCCGCTGGCCGTCGTCCTCAACCCCAATGCGGGCGGTGGACAGGCGACCCGCGCGTGGCCGCGCCTGGAGGCCGAGCTGAAGCGGCGCGGCCAGCCCTTCGAGCTGATTCTGGAGAGCAGCGGCGACGACGCCCTAGCTAGGATTCAGGCGCTGCCCCCCCGTATCGGCGTGCTGGCGGTGGGCGGGGACGGTACTGTGGGAGCGCTGCTGCCTGCGCTGGTTTCGGTGCCAAAACGCCCAGGCCGCCCGCTGGCAGTGGTGCCGCTGGGCACCGGCAACGACTTTGCAGGCATGCTGGGTCTGCGGCCCGGCCAGTTCGCCGAGGCCCTGGACCGCCTGAGCTTCCAGCCCCGCGACGTGGACGCGCTGGAGGTCCGCATTCTAGAAGGCGACGGCGCGGGTCGCACCCACGTGCTGCTGAACGGCCTGGGCCTGGGCTTTGACGCCGCCGTGACCACCAACATGGCCCACGCGCCCGCGCGTCTTCAAGGCTTCATGCGCTACGCCTGGGCTGCCGTGGCCACGGTGCGCGAGCTGCGTCTGGCGGACGTGCAGATCACGCTGGACGGCCAGCCGTTCTACAGCGGCCCCAGTCCCATCGTCGCCGTGATGAACGGCACGCGTTATGGCGGCGGCTTTCGTATCAGCCCGCAGTCCAATCCGCGTGATGGGCAGTTGGACGTGGTGGCGGGCGGCCCCATGAACCGCCTGCAGCTTGTGGGCCTGATGCTGCGCGTGCTGCGCGGCACCCACCTGGACCAGCCGCAGGTTCATGCGGCCAAAGGCCACGAGGTTACGGTTCGCTGGGACGCGCCCACGCCGATTCACCTGGACGGCGACTTGCACGGCCAGGTGACGGCGATCAGGGTGAGAGTTTTAGAGGGCGTGGTGAAGCTGCTGAACGGCTGA
- a CDS encoding class I SAM-dependent methyltransferase, translated as MDLGAGTGHTAALLAQEGWQVTMADVHPHAGALGQRLVAHPIAARLSREFGLPRVLYDGLTVPFADGSFDVVLLAFVLHHCPDPLAVLREARRVSRGRVLVLEDGDEAHPPRRLERVTDALINLEIGHPHSERSRFDWLVLFDAGGLGVTHERGFTSCFGGLPGRHRLYVLDVL; from the coding sequence CTGGACCTGGGCGCGGGCACCGGGCACACCGCGGCCCTTCTGGCCCAGGAGGGCTGGCAGGTCACGATGGCCGACGTTCACCCCCACGCCGGGGCGCTGGGGCAGCGGCTGGTGGCGCATCCCATCGCCGCGCGACTGAGCCGCGAGTTCGGCCTGCCGCGCGTGCTGTACGACGGTCTGACCGTGCCGTTCGCCGATGGATCTTTTGACGTGGTGCTGCTGGCCTTCGTGTTGCACCACTGCCCCGATCCACTGGCCGTGCTGCGCGAGGCGAGGCGGGTATCACGTGGGCGGGTGCTGGTGCTGGAAGATGGGGACGAGGCCCACCCACCGCGCCGTCTGGAGCGCGTGACAGACGCGCTGATCAACCTGGAAATCGGCCACCCGCATAGTGAACGCTCCCGCTTCGATTGGCTTGTCCTGTTCGATGCCGGTGGCCTGGGTGTAACGCACGAGCGCGGCTTCACCTCCTGCTTCGGCGGCCTGCCGGGCAGGCACCGGCTGTACGTGCTGGATGTCCTGTAA
- a CDS encoding AAA family ATPase, with protein sequence MLRTITLQGFKSFAERTRLEFGPGVSAVIGPNGSGKSNVVEGLRWVTHGARARELRAGRGSELIFHGSGGKAPLGLAEVQLELQTPEGRVNLSRRIYRDGAGEQDLNGRPVRARDVQAALRGTGLGPGGLAVIGQGEVGGVVGAEGRTLLGYVQEAAGLSRAVSARQETEARLREADSHLAQLRLLLDEREAAVSRLERAASQARRWRELSARTLTLEDALKRERQAALAREIAGARTETAQLELQSAALAAEVQVAAVGVETAREAAQDARARRDAYAGALDALRAARDAHAQAERYRVHLRGEADTLAAELGRLPTAAPAQPAPDLDALESASDRIRADAEAAERRVRTLDAELTRARTQAARAAEGQARSEASRETLHAELERAEGNLERASEDLKAAAERLTLSQQAREYAEGQYVALAAEREAAVSQERHLSGELARVNASVAPLRRERERLESTLNSYARYGEGARNALRLDHPGIVGSVADLLTVPAEFETAIGAALGRRLEQVVVERADDARSIIEELKRSGGRATFLPLDLIRARPRRDATFLHEPGVVGNLADLCPSDPPLVGQAILADTLVVRDLGAANRIARSHANRPRLVTLDGELVEPGGAITGGRLRDSGAGVLGDQRRFQELESELAEADTLGARFSAELERLKQTLGSGSERHDQLLAARERAAREERDAERRVTELTAQTRSLNENRDRLLARLGPEVEVSPAPELPDVEALETELAAARHVAETGRASERESAEALALARELTAAWRAFETAQTRAADLRLRLDANAAASATQDAHLRAAAAELARREAALGELDETEFSRAEAAREAAALAYSNLIGHQNRVRARLDDLRVLIARREGSLEPIPDGCVPSGTPREWTAELNRVRAELEGLGTVNARAEADHAAELAELQTQRAEAEDAGSATAELRAHLSELQDAEGKATQAAFARVNAAFREYSAELLGGEGELEGESDDSGRLTGLRLAVQPKGKRTRNLNLLSAGERTMAGLGFLFALNHAGGDGASVVDGAGGLPLAVLDEVDAPLDEANIRRFTAFLERFSARGAQFLLVTHQKATMEVATALWGVTTDGSGASRVLSIRQSEDGARRVMVEG encoded by the coding sequence ATGCTGAGAACCATTACCTTGCAGGGCTTCAAGAGCTTCGCCGAGCGCACCCGACTGGAATTCGGCCCCGGCGTCAGTGCCGTGATCGGACCCAATGGCAGCGGCAAAAGCAACGTTGTGGAGGGTCTGCGTTGGGTCACGCACGGCGCGCGCGCACGCGAACTGCGGGCTGGACGTGGCAGCGAGCTGATCTTTCATGGCAGCGGTGGCAAGGCGCCGCTGGGGCTGGCCGAGGTGCAGCTCGAATTGCAGACCCCCGAGGGCCGGGTTAACCTGTCGCGGCGCATCTACCGCGACGGCGCAGGTGAGCAGGACCTGAACGGGCGGCCCGTGCGTGCCAGGGACGTGCAGGCCGCGCTTCGCGGCACCGGGCTTGGGCCGGGCGGGCTGGCGGTGATCGGCCAGGGCGAGGTCGGCGGCGTGGTGGGCGCGGAGGGCCGCACGCTGCTGGGTTACGTGCAGGAGGCCGCCGGGCTGTCCCGCGCCGTCAGCGCCCGCCAGGAGACCGAGGCCCGGCTCAGGGAAGCTGACAGCCATCTGGCCCAGTTGCGCCTGTTGCTTGATGAGCGCGAGGCGGCGGTGTCGCGGCTGGAACGCGCCGCCAGTCAGGCCCGTCGCTGGCGCGAACTGAGCGCGCGCACGCTGACGCTGGAGGACGCCCTGAAACGCGAGCGTCAGGCAGCGCTGGCCCGCGAAATTGCCGGAGCGCGGACGGAGACGGCGCAACTCGAACTCCAGAGTGCGGCCCTGGCTGCCGAGGTTCAGGTGGCCGCCGTCGGTGTGGAGACCGCCCGCGAGGCCGCTCAGGACGCCCGCGCCCGCCGCGACGCGTACGCTGGAGCGCTGGACGCCCTGCGGGCCGCCCGCGACGCCCACGCCCAGGCTGAGCGCTACCGCGTTCACCTGCGCGGCGAGGCCGACACTCTGGCGGCGGAACTGGGGCGCCTCCCCACCGCCGCTCCGGCTCAGCCCGCTCCCGATCTGGACGCGCTGGAATCGGCGTCGGACCGAATTCGCGCCGATGCCGAGGCTGCCGAGCGCCGCGTCCGCACCCTGGACGCCGAACTGACCCGCGCCCGTACGCAGGCCGCCCGCGCCGCCGAGGGGCAGGCCCGCAGTGAGGCCAGCCGCGAGACCCTGCATGCCGAACTGGAACGCGCCGAGGGCAATCTGGAGAGGGCCTCGGAGGATCTGAAAGCCGCCGCCGAACGTCTGACTCTCTCGCAACAAGCCCGCGAATATGCTGAGGGGCAGTACGTCGCGCTGGCCGCCGAACGCGAGGCCGCCGTGAGCCAGGAACGCCATCTATCAGGTGAACTGGCCCGCGTCAATGCCAGTGTGGCCCCCTTGCGACGCGAACGCGAACGCCTCGAGAGCACGCTGAACAGCTACGCCCGTTACGGCGAGGGCGCACGCAATGCGCTGCGGCTCGACCACCCCGGCATCGTGGGCTCGGTCGCCGATCTGCTCACTGTGCCTGCTGAATTCGAGACCGCCATCGGCGCGGCGCTGGGGCGGCGGCTGGAGCAGGTGGTGGTGGAGCGTGCTGACGACGCCCGCAGCATCATCGAGGAGCTGAAGCGTTCAGGGGGGCGGGCGACGTTCCTGCCACTGGACCTGATTCGTGCGCGCCCGCGCCGAGACGCCACCTTCCTGCACGAACCTGGCGTGGTGGGCAATCTGGCGGACCTGTGCCCCAGCGATCCGCCCCTGGTGGGCCAAGCGATTCTGGCCGACACCCTGGTGGTGCGGGACCTGGGCGCCGCCAACCGGATTGCCCGCTCGCATGCAAACCGCCCACGTCTGGTCACGCTGGACGGCGAACTGGTGGAGCCGGGCGGGGCAATCACCGGGGGCCGCTTGCGCGACAGCGGCGCGGGCGTGCTCGGGGATCAGCGCCGCTTTCAGGAGCTGGAGTCGGAACTCGCCGAGGCCGATACGCTGGGCGCGCGTTTCTCGGCGGAACTCGAGCGGCTGAAGCAGACGCTGGGGAGTGGGAGTGAGCGTCACGATCAGTTGCTGGCCGCCCGCGAACGCGCCGCTCGCGAGGAACGGGACGCCGAGCGCCGCGTGACCGAACTGACCGCGCAGACCCGCAGCCTGAATGAAAATCGGGACCGCCTGCTGGCGCGGCTGGGACCGGAGGTAGAGGTCAGCCCTGCGCCGGAACTCCCGGACGTTGAAGCCCTGGAGACCGAACTGGCCGCCGCCCGGCACGTCGCCGAGACGGGCCGGGCAAGCGAGCGTGAAAGTGCCGAGGCCCTGGCCCTGGCCCGCGAACTGACCGCCGCGTGGAGGGCGTTTGAAACGGCCCAGACCCGTGCGGCGGACCTGCGGCTGCGCCTGGACGCCAACGCCGCTGCCAGCGCCACCCAGGACGCTCATCTGAGGGCGGCCGCCGCCGAACTCGCGCGCCGCGAGGCCGCGCTCGGTGAGCTGGACGAAACCGAATTTTCCCGCGCGGAGGCCGCCCGGGAGGCCGCCGCCCTGGCCTATTCCAACCTGATCGGCCACCAGAACAGGGTCCGCGCCCGCCTTGATGACCTGCGGGTGCTGATTGCCCGCCGCGAGGGCAGTCTGGAGCCCATTCCCGACGGTTGCGTCCCGTCCGGCACTCCACGCGAATGGACGGCGGAACTGAACCGCGTCCGCGCTGAGCTGGAGGGACTGGGCACCGTCAATGCCCGCGCCGAGGCCGACCACGCTGCCGAGCTGGCTGAGTTGCAGACCCAGCGTGCCGAGGCCGAGGACGCAGGCAGCGCCACCGCCGAGCTGCGCGCCCATCTGAGCGAATTGCAAGATGCCGAGGGCAAGGCCACCCAGGCGGCCTTCGCCCGCGTCAACGCTGCCTTCCGCGAATACAGTGCCGAGCTGCTGGGCGGCGAGGGTGAACTGGAAGGCGAGAGCGACGATTCGGGCCGCCTGACCGGATTGAGGCTGGCCGTGCAGCCCAAGGGCAAGCGCACCCGCAACCTCAACCTGCTGAGTGCTGGGGAGCGCACGATGGCAGGACTGGGCTTCCTGTTCGCGCTGAATCACGCCGGAGGCGACGGCGCCAGCGTGGTTGACGGTGCGGGCGGGCTGCCCCTGGCCGTGCTCGATGAGGTGGACGCCCCGCTGGACGAGGCCAACATCCGCCGCTTCACCGCCTTCTTGGAGCGCTTCAGCGCACGCGGCGCGCAGTTTCTGCTGGTCACGCACCAGAAGGCGACGATGGAAGTCGCCACCGCCTTGTGGGGCGTGACCACCGATGGCAGCGGCGCCAGCCGGGTCCTGAGCATCCGTCAGTCCGAGGACGGTGCGCGGCGGGTGATGGTGGAGGGTTGA
- the rsmA gene encoding 16S rRNA (adenine(1518)-N(6)/adenine(1519)-N(6))-dimethyltransferase RsmA → MTIDPPTNATPHPPQSSAPLYSPARVRELLTQHGLKPTKSLGQNFLIDGNILRAIAEAGLAGSPAQGTPVLEVGPGLGVLTREITTRGAHVTALEKDQKLRPVLAETLAGLDVKVVWGDALEFDYSSLPQGTRVIANLPYYITGVLLSRFMHAPAIVSATVLVQKEVGQRLTSRPGEDNYGFLTALASLYGSVKHVRDVPKGAFFPAPDVTSSVIRLDFDRSRPPPPPALLKFVEAALAYRRKTLRNNLRMFGQDGAAIDAALAAGGLRPDVRAEDVPLDALRDLAGRLGVLG, encoded by the coding sequence ATGACCATTGACCCACCCACCAATGCCACCCCCCATCCGCCTCAGTCCAGCGCCCCACTGTACTCGCCCGCTCGGGTGCGCGAACTGCTGACCCAGCATGGCTTGAAACCCACCAAGAGCCTGGGCCAGAACTTCCTGATCGACGGCAACATCCTGCGCGCCATTGCCGAGGCCGGACTGGCGGGAAGCCCGGCCCAGGGCACGCCGGTGCTGGAAGTCGGGCCGGGCCTGGGGGTGCTGACCCGTGAGATCACCACGCGCGGCGCGCACGTCACGGCGCTGGAAAAGGATCAGAAGCTGCGCCCGGTACTGGCCGAGACGCTGGCCGGGCTGGACGTGAAGGTGGTCTGGGGCGACGCGCTGGAGTTCGACTATTCCTCGCTCCCGCAAGGCACGCGCGTCATCGCCAATCTGCCCTACTACATCACCGGCGTGCTGCTGTCGCGTTTCATGCATGCGCCCGCCATCGTGTCGGCCACGGTGCTGGTGCAGAAGGAAGTCGGGCAGCGGCTGACGTCGCGGCCCGGTGAGGACAATTACGGCTTCCTCACGGCCCTGGCGTCCCTGTACGGTAGCGTCAAGCATGTGCGGGACGTGCCAAAAGGGGCCTTCTTTCCGGCCCCGGACGTGACCAGCAGCGTGATCCGGCTGGACTTTGACCGCTCCCGGCCGCCACCTCCACCCGCCCTGCTCAAGTTTGTGGAGGCGGCGCTGGCCTACCGGCGCAAGACGCTGCGCAACAACCTGCGAATGTTCGGCCAGGACGGGGCAGCCATTGACGCGGCGCTGGCAGCAGGAGGCCTGCGCCCGGACGTACGGGCCGAGGACGTGCCGCTGGACGCCCTGCGGGACTTGGCCGGGCGGCTGGGCGTGCTAGGGTAA
- the hrpB gene encoding ATP-dependent helicase HrpB → MSVQPPTLPIAEVIPAVRAALAAHPLVVLQAPPGAGKSTALPLELLHEDWLAGQSVIVLQPRRVAARAVASRLAEGLNEAVGQTVGYRVRFESRVSAQTRLEVVTEGILTRRLQRDPELSGVGLVILDEFHERSLNADLALALLREVQGALRDDLRVLVMSATLDPDLPARLNAPLVESAGRAYPVEVRYLPTDPVGRVEDTVSRQVRQALAEEEGDVLAFLPGVREIRGAAAQLADTGALVLPLYGDLSVREQRRALLPDPKGQRKVVLATSIAETSLTIDGVRVVVDGGQSRTQAFDPATGLTRMVTGRVPRDSAAQRAGRAGRTAPGVAYRLWSERTQPLLPPTRPPEVLEADLAPLVLELAAWGTPDPADLAWLDAPPAPRVQTARALLRGLNALDSAGRVTPEGQRLLEFPTHPRLAHLLTGGAQARLGPLAADLAALLEERDPLPPGSGADLTERVAALRFWRAGRGGRGDVAVLERVERLSRQWRSLLELRADNTEADPYDLGGLIALAYPERLALAREAGPGGVRGRFLLAGGQGVALPEGDALAGAPALAVAHLDSRTVNPGNAEGRIYLAAPLAEATLDARAQWTEAVRWDARTGTLLAQRERRVGALILETRPLKDVPAELRVEALAGAIRAEGLHLLNFGREAESLRARVQSLRYWQPDGDWPALSAPALLDTLEDWLGPFLGTARTRDDLGRINLLPALQALLPWPLPQQLEDLAPTHVTVPSGSRIRLEYRTDGSPPILAVRLQEVFGLADTPAVNAGRTPVLLHLLSPAGRPVQVTQDLRSFWNSSYFEVRKDLRGRYPKHAWPDDPWTHAPIKGTRRRGG, encoded by the coding sequence ATGTCTGTCCAGCCTCCCACCCTGCCCATCGCCGAGGTAATTCCGGCGGTGCGCGCGGCCCTGGCGGCGCACCCGCTGGTGGTGTTGCAGGCTCCGCCGGGGGCGGGCAAGAGCACGGCATTGCCGCTGGAATTGCTGCATGAGGACTGGCTGGCCGGGCAATCGGTCATCGTGCTTCAACCCCGGCGGGTGGCGGCGCGGGCGGTGGCCTCACGGCTGGCCGAGGGCTTGAATGAGGCGGTGGGGCAGACGGTGGGCTACCGCGTACGCTTCGAGTCGCGCGTCTCGGCGCAGACCCGCCTGGAAGTCGTCACGGAGGGCATCCTGACCCGCCGGCTGCAGCGTGATCCCGAGTTGTCGGGTGTCGGTCTGGTCATTCTGGACGAGTTCCACGAACGCAGCCTGAATGCTGATCTGGCCCTGGCCCTGTTGCGCGAGGTGCAGGGGGCGCTGCGGGATGACCTGCGAGTCCTCGTAATGAGCGCCACTCTGGACCCGGACCTGCCGGCCCGCCTGAACGCCCCGCTGGTGGAGAGCGCAGGCCGCGCCTACCCGGTAGAGGTGCGTTACCTGCCGACAGACCCGGTGGGGCGCGTGGAGGACACCGTGTCCCGCCAGGTTCGGCAGGCGCTGGCCGAGGAGGAGGGCGACGTTCTGGCCTTCCTCCCCGGCGTGCGCGAGATTCGCGGGGCCGCCGCGCAACTGGCCGACACGGGCGCGCTGGTGCTGCCGCTGTACGGCGATCTGAGCGTCCGGGAACAGCGCCGTGCCCTGCTGCCCGATCCGAAGGGCCAACGCAAGGTGGTGCTGGCGACGAGCATTGCCGAAACGTCACTGACCATCGACGGCGTGCGGGTGGTGGTGGACGGCGGCCAGAGCCGCACCCAGGCCTTCGATCCGGCCACGGGCCTGACCCGCATGGTCACCGGGCGCGTCCCCCGCGACAGCGCCGCGCAGCGGGCCGGACGCGCCGGCCGCACCGCGCCGGGGGTGGCCTACCGGCTGTGGTCCGAGCGCACTCAGCCGCTGCTTCCCCCTACGCGTCCCCCGGAAGTGCTGGAAGCCGATCTTGCCCCGCTGGTGCTGGAACTGGCCGCCTGGGGTACACCGGACCCCGCCGATCTGGCGTGGCTGGACGCGCCGCCCGCCCCGCGTGTGCAGACGGCCCGCGCCCTGCTGCGCGGTCTGAACGCTTTGGACAGCGCGGGCCGCGTGACCCCGGAAGGCCAGCGCCTCCTGGAGTTCCCCACCCATCCGCGTCTGGCCCATCTGCTGACGGGCGGGGCGCAGGCGAGGCTGGGACCGCTGGCCGCCGATCTGGCCGCCCTGCTGGAAGAACGCGATCCCCTGCCTCCCGGCTCGGGCGCGGACCTGACCGAGCGGGTGGCGGCGTTGCGGTTTTGGCGGGCCGGGCGGGGGGGCAGGGGAGACGTGGCCGTGCTGGAGCGTGTCGAGCGCCTGTCCAGGCAGTGGCGCAGCTTGCTGGAGCTGAGGGCCGACAACACCGAAGCGGACCCGTATGACCTGGGTGGGTTGATTGCCCTGGCCTACCCCGAACGGCTGGCCCTGGCGCGCGAGGCGGGGCCGGGCGGCGTGCGGGGCCGCTTTTTGCTGGCGGGCGGTCAGGGCGTGGCGTTGCCAGAGGGGGACGCCCTGGCCGGGGCACCGGCGCTGGCGGTGGCCCACCTGGACTCCCGCACGGTGAACCCCGGCAATGCCGAGGGGCGCATCTATCTGGCCGCGCCGCTGGCGGAGGCCACCCTGGACGCCCGCGCCCAGTGGACCGAAGCGGTGCGCTGGGACGCCCGGACGGGCACGCTGCTGGCCCAGCGTGAACGCCGCGTGGGGGCGCTGATCCTCGAAACTCGACCGCTCAAAGACGTGCCTGCCGAATTGCGGGTGGAGGCGCTGGCCGGGGCCATCCGCGCTGAGGGTCTGCACCTGCTGAACTTCGGGCGCGAGGCCGAAAGCTTGCGCGCCCGCGTGCAGTCGCTGCGCTACTGGCAGCCGGACGGCGACTGGCCTGCCCTTTCCGCCCCGGCGTTGCTGGACACGCTGGAAGACTGGCTCGGCCCCTTCCTCGGCACGGCCCGCACCCGCGACGATCTGGGCCGCATCAACCTGCTGCCCGCGCTGCAGGCGTTGCTGCCATGGCCGTTGCCGCAGCAGCTTGAGGATCTCGCGCCCACGCACGTGACCGTGCCCAGTGGCAGCCGCATCCGGCTGGAGTACCGCACCGACGGTTCGCCGCCGATCCTGGCGGTCAGGCTGCAGGAAGTGTTCGGTCTGGCCGACACGCCCGCCGTGAACGCGGGCCGCACGCCCGTCCTGCTCCATTTGCTGTCGCCCGCCGGGAGGCCCGTGCAGGTCACGCAGGACCTGCGGAGCTTCTGGAACTCGTCGTATTTCGAGGTCCGCAAGGACCTGCGGGGCCGCTACCCCAAACACGCCTGGCCAGATGACCCCTGGACCCACGCCCCCATAAAGGGCACCCGGCGGCGGGGCGGCTGA
- the wecB gene encoding non-hydrolyzing UDP-N-acetylglucosamine 2-epimerase, protein MTDKRIVLAFGTRPEATKMAPVYAAVAAQPGLHPLILSTGQQRQMLDGALNVFGLTPDRDLNVMTERQTLADLTARIVPQAGRMLREMGADLVLVHGDTSTSFCVALSAFYEGIPVGHVEAGLRSGDLREPFPEEANRRLTGVLSALDFSPTSGSRANLLREGKTEAGIFVTGQTAVDAVREVAGRVPLRPAWQARVDAGQPLVTVTMHRRENQPTMRQMAQALANVARAHPQHHFIYPVHLSPAVQEAVRPVLEGVPNFELTDPLDYSDMAPLMAASVLLATDSGGLQEEGAALGVPVAVLRNVTERPEGLEAGVLKLAGNDPAQLEAVLNGLLDSPASLQQMREARNPYGDGQAAGRIARAIAWHFGLGERPADWT, encoded by the coding sequence ATGACTGACAAACGAATTGTGCTCGCTTTCGGTACCCGCCCAGAGGCCACCAAGATGGCCCCGGTGTACGCGGCGGTGGCCGCCCAGCCCGGTCTGCACCCGCTGATCCTGTCTACCGGACAGCAGCGCCAGATGCTCGACGGCGCGCTGAACGTGTTCGGCCTGACGCCGGACCGCGACCTGAACGTCATGACCGAGCGCCAGACCCTCGCGGACCTGACCGCCCGCATCGTGCCGCAGGCAGGCCGCATGCTGCGCGAGATGGGCGCGGATCTGGTGCTGGTCCACGGCGACACCTCCACGTCGTTCTGCGTGGCCCTGTCTGCCTTCTACGAGGGGATCCCGGTCGGGCATGTCGAGGCTGGCCTGCGAAGCGGCGATCTACGCGAACCCTTTCCGGAGGAGGCCAACCGCCGCCTGACCGGCGTCCTCAGCGCTCTGGATTTTTCTCCCACGTCTGGCAGCCGGGCCAACCTGCTGCGTGAGGGCAAGACAGAGGCCGGCATCTTTGTGACCGGGCAGACCGCCGTGGACGCCGTGCGCGAGGTCGCCGGACGGGTGCCACTGCGCCCCGCATGGCAGGCGCGGGTGGACGCCGGACAGCCCCTGGTCACCGTGACCATGCACCGCCGCGAGAACCAGCCCACCATGCGCCAGATGGCGCAGGCGCTGGCGAACGTGGCCCGGGCCCATCCGCAGCACCATTTCATCTACCCGGTCCACCTCTCGCCCGCTGTGCAGGAAGCGGTACGTCCCGTGCTGGAGGGGGTGCCCAATTTCGAGCTGACCGACCCGCTTGATTACAGCGATATGGCCCCGCTGATGGCCGCCTCCGTGCTGCTCGCCACCGACAGCGGCGGCCTGCAGGAGGAGGGCGCGGCCCTGGGCGTGCCGGTGGCGGTCCTGCGCAATGTCACGGAGCGTCCGGAAGGACTGGAAGCGGGTGTGCTGAAGCTGGCGGGCAATGACCCGGCGCAACTTGAGGCCGTCCTGAATGGCTTGCTGGACAGCCCGGCAAGCCTTCAGCAGATGCGTGAAGCCCGCAACCCCTACGGTGACGGGCAGGCGGCCGGGCGCATTGCGCGGGCCATCGCGTGGCACTTCGGCCTGGGCGAGCGCCCGGCGGACTGGACCTGA